One part of the Podarcis muralis chromosome 3, rPodMur119.hap1.1, whole genome shotgun sequence genome encodes these proteins:
- the FAM177B gene encoding LOW QUALITY PROTEIN: protein FAM177B (The sequence of the model RefSeq protein was modified relative to this genomic sequence to represent the inferred CDS: deleted 1 base in 1 codon), producing the protein MEGSQGILKNEENGGKQPGDEGSKGGKPPRRIIHFTSGETMEEYSTEEEEMEESDHNPLPDTVGLSWASYLRFWVLRIAATTFFTCEFLGGKFAALFGLNESKYQYAIDEYYRTQNKESESDEDGEEMQEMEGTVASNEKEHLERQSFGYGSIDSKETPAYSLENTVAVVNELEEGSLPSPK; encoded by the exons ATGGAAGGGAGCCAAGGGATTCTGAAG AATGAAGAAAATGGTGGCAAACAGCCAGGAGATGAAGGTTCAAAG GGggggaaacctccaaggaggatTATTCATTTTACAAGTGGTGAAACAATGGAAGAATACAGtacagaggaagaagaaatggaggAAAGCGACCACAATCCACTTCCTGACACT GTTGGCCTCTCCTGGGCTAGTTACCTGCGATTTTGGGTTCTTCGAATAGCAGCAACAACTTTTTTTA CTTGCGAATTTCTTGGTGGGAAGTTCGCCGCGCTGTTTGGACTCAATGAATCCAAATATCAATATGCAATAGACGAATACTATAGGACACAGAACAAG GAAAGTGAAAGTGATGAAGATGGAGAAGAGATGCAGGAGATGGAGGGGACTGTTGCATCAAATGAAAAAGAACACCTGGAGAGGCAGAGCTTTGGATATGGGTCCATTGATTCTAAAGAGACACCTGCATATTCTCTGGAAAACACTGTTGCAGTGGTCAATGAACTCGAAGAAGGTAGCCTCCCCAGTCCAAAATGA